A segment of the Brienomyrus brachyistius isolate T26 chromosome 13, BBRACH_0.4, whole genome shotgun sequence genome:
ATATAGGTAGAAACTAAATAGGATATTTTAGAGCTTTATAAGGAGAATAAAAATAAGAAGAGCAACTGACTCAAGTGTCTGAGTCTCGAAGCAGCGCTGATCACACACCCTTTTGCAAACAGCAGTGTTTATATTACAATGATATGATAATGCCACGGTTGATACTGGGTCAAGAACTAAGAACTAAAAAATGTgtgaaaactcccataaacaggagtgcatgtctgtgtttttTTAGACGGATTGAGGAGCTGCAACCATTTATTGTGTGATGTGAGAGAGTTTTCATTGAGGAAATGCTGTACAAATACATTGCTTCATTTcatggattttatttatttataaattacaaatgtgtcatgcccggctcgtccgctcctcgtgtgtgccacgccccctgccttcccacgtgtatttccctgattgtaccccgctgtatctgattactttgattagtcttgtcgggttttaagtcctggtcttacctgttagcgttgtccgtcattgatgttgtcaatgtctgtttcccgtcctgctccggtttccccgaataaacccctgttttcccgtatcccgcttgcctgcctgctccttccgcacgatcgccgctctgcccgcgatctcccgtgacaaaatccatccatccatccattttccaaaccgcttatcctaatgggtcgcggggggtccggagcctatcccggaagcaatgggcacgaggcagggaacaacccaggatggggggccagcccatcgcagggcacactcacacaccatgcacgcacacatgcacacctatgggcaatttagcaactccaattagcctcagcatatttttggactgtggggggaaaccggagtacccggaggaaaccccacgacgacatggggagaacatgcaaactccgcacacatgtgacccaggcggagactcgaacccgggtcccagaggtgtgaggcgacagtgctaaccactgcaccaccatgccgcccccccccgtgacaaaatgtcacttgttttctaattttgattgctactgtaaaaaaatctttaaatacATGCAAACGGTTGGTAACTAGATTGTTGTAGCGTTTTTCACTACCTTTATGAGATTTTTTTGCAAGTACAAAATTACAAAACAACTGTTTTATTTAACTCACATCACATATCGTAAAAGAGCTTAAAATACTATGGACTGTATTTGCTGGAAATAGGATTTCacttaaaatatgaactttaagtAAAAACACCTGCATAATTGACATAAATAATGGAATGGTGGTATGTTTACCAAAAGCATAGTTGCTACTTACATTAGTGACTTACACATTTATAACCATGCAGCTGAATCAATAAAATTAGTATTACATTATCTCACATTAGAAAAAAGTTAAATTCAAGAAGAGCTCATACAAAAAAATTATTCATACTTGGAGATAAACATAAAACTTAAAAACTTAAAACACGAATTTAATGCAAGCAAATAAGTATTATGACATCTATATATTACCCAAGCAAATGAATATAAATATATCATACATATATCTGACAAGAATAAGGGTAAAAATTGAGACAAAGCATAAAACATGCTAAAATATCAGATGACGTGAACAATCTAACATCAGGAGTTTCATCTCCTCTTCTGGTCAGTCCTTCAGTGTCAGACTGGAGGTTGGTTCCATGATTGATGGTCTCAGCTGTTTTTATGGATGCTGTTGTCAGTCAGTGTTCTTGCTGTTGTCCAGATTACTGACATGGTTACTGACCCAGTCCTCCTCTGGATTTACACAGAAATGCCGGTTTTTCTTGGTAACAAACCTGCAGACAATCAAAAAGTAAATTTACATCATCCAAAGGTAACAGCCAATGTACTTATTCCTGATAAAGTATGACATCAATGATAAATAAATACTCACACTAATGCTCTTTTAGGACAGCTGCTGCTGGTCTCGGAGACGGAGACAATCTGACTCAGTGGGATCCTTTTTTCGTAATAATCCATACAACAGGGAACAGGACGACCTGGTGTATCTACAGAAAATAGACATCCACTTTAATTGTTGTTAAACATTATGTCACATAACCTCTGGTACAGTTTCTACACAATATAGCAGACATATTGTATCAGAAATATTACACACATTTATTAAAACTGACACAGTATAACACAAAACTTAGTTCAGAAGTACAATATAAAAAACATGATTATAGTCTCTTAAAGCATATAAAGATACAAACTGGCTTGTGTTGAGGTTCTGAGGCACTTACTGCTGTAGACGAGCTGCACAGAGCAGAGCAGCACCAGGAACAGAACAGCAGACAGAGTCTTCATGGTTCCCTCACTGGATCCCAGCTGGATGGATGCAGAGGCAGAAGGAAAGAGatggacagagagggagaggaatAGTTGTGTGCTGGTGGTCTGAGAGGAGCTGAGCCTGGTCTGAGAGGCGCCTCTGCTCTGTCTTATATAGAGGCAGAGCTGCATTACTTCTCTGAACCCAGCAGAACTTCCGTAACATTTCACATTCTTAGAAGGAAAAACTGATGAACAAGCAATTTTCTTTATTACTTCCTCATTTCTGATGAAAAATTTCCCTGTAAAAttcttattaaaaaaataaactaattTCATTTATTTGAAAATATCTATGCAAAtctcatttgtttttttacttgGTACTAATAATATATTTACGTAAAAGAGCTTAAAATAGCTCGCATGACTTATAAGGCCTGTTTTTAAACCCCAAGGTACAATTATAGAACCTAActgaataaaaaatgtaaaatcgcTAAAAGCAACCACTGACATCATGGAATGATATTCATAAATAGCTGATTATTCAGTTAATTGATCAAATCATCCATCCTTCCACTTTCTTCCAAAATATGGGATGCAACAGCCCATACTGCACCAATTCCAGTATGCAAGTGGTCATATCATATATTAAAATTTCCCCGCACCTGTCTGAACTTGCAAATTTGAATTATGCGTCTCTTCTCATGACTATTAACGACAACCTTGAATGATGGATATACCATGCAATATCGCTCATTAGCTGAATTGCATTAATAAAAACGTCGGTTCTCCCAAAAATAAGTGACGTATTTACAGTGATCTCATGTCAAAAAACTTAAAATTGGCTTAAGTCCTTAAGGTcagttatattataattatttctattatttctaAGCTTAGAATTAAATTAACTCCTCTTAAAAAACCCAAAGATCACGGCAGTCTAAAATCTCCTAACTTCCTCCCTGACTTCTTGGCTAGTCAACTCCAGTGTATCATTACATGGATTCACCCTCAACCATTTAACACAATTTGAATAGATATAGACCAAACATTATGCAAACAAATTCATATGTCAGATTTACCTAATATACCTCAGTATATTAGATACCATCCATGTTTCAAGTGTCCATTGCAGTAACTTTGACAGCCTGGTGGAAATTCCACCAAATCACAAAATGCCCATTCTACCATCCAAGAACACCCCAATTTGGAATAAGCCAGATTTTTTTGTCAATAGGAAACAACTAGTCTTTAAATCATGGATTGAAAAGGATATAATGCATCTTAGTAACATTAGTTTATAATAACAGAGTAGTTTAATTTCCCTCTTTGGTCCAGGAATTTAGGGTCAAGACACAACACTTTTTCAAATATTTATAACTGAAATCTTCCATGAAATCAAAAATTAATATTAGTGACACTAACATAGAACATCCCCCACCAATCTCACGCTTTCCCAGTATCATCTCAAAAATTAAACTGCAATCTAAAATCTATAAGATTCTGTTAACAGGATAATGCATCATGCTATTTGAACAAGATTCTTACAGGACCAGTCAGTGGATATGATCCTGATTTTAGCTTACTGCAGTGGGCATCATATTACTAGATTTTACAGTAATTCAGTTAAACAAATGGAACAAAGTATTGATCCAACTTACCTCAAGATATCTTATTTTAATGAAACTGTTTGTACACTTTAGAGAGATAAAGTAAATTTTAGCTGCCAATGTAAATATTTGAAGATTACATCATATGTAATAGACATGTTTGCAGGTAATAACTACAGTATTTTGTCAATATGTGTACCTCTCTGGGAATAGTCAATTTTTCCATTAacttaaaaattaaaatgagaGCAAATGTGTGTATTTCTTGTTCTGCTGATAGTGAGAGGAATATCCCataggttaagaaaacacaaGAAGCAATTCTGAGTAAATACTGGCTACACACGAACtgtgataaaataaaattaaataaaagttcTCTTGAACTTCATTTTCAAGGAAGAAAAAATAGAGGAAGGAACAATTATTTCTTTTACTTCCCCATTTCAAAGAAAACAGTTTTGATATGCATGCTAAATTCTTAGATGCCTCACTGGCTTTTGAACGTAAAGCCGATGTCTTATTAATTAACTGCAGCAGTATGGGGTAAAAACTGATAAAACTGATGTGTAAAAACAATCTAATATGTCAGTTGTACTATTAAGCTAAATGTAAGCGATTAGCCATGTgcagtttttcctgtgtttgtgtgcgccCTTGTTCTTCAGCAAAGAAGGATAGACTAGAACACTTGTAGGCGCATATGCTGCCCCCGTCGGTTCTGGATAAATTGCAGAATCGGTACGTATGCTGCCTACGGCGGCAACGGCACTCCGAAAAAAACACAAGTACTATTGTGTTTTCAGAATTTTGGTATGGAAAGGTACCTAAGTCATCAGGTTTGGTGACATCCCTAATATTAAGACACATGCTGCAAAGAAAAGAAGGCACAGTGGCCGTCCTCGAAAAATGATGCGACGCACAATTCCGTATTTGCGAAATCATACATGGAAAAACAGATAGGTATATTCTGAGAAGGATTATCTACAGAAACAGGTGCCTGAGTGACAGTGCACAGGACATTGCATGAAGTCAGTCTCTATTGATGGTGCCCAAGAAGTAAATCATTGCTGAGAAAACAGCATACAGCAGCAAGATTAAACTTTATAAAGGAATATGAAAAGAAACGGGGTAAATATTGGCAGCACTTCCTTCTTTGGTCAGATGAAATTATTTTGGTCAAATACATTTGTTTGGATCTGACAGGGTCCAGCATGTTTGGCATGGACCTGGCCAGTGACTGCACTGTACTGGCAGTTTGATTTTGTCAATTTCTGCAGTGAAGTGCAATTAAAGAATCTGCAAGTGTAATAAAAGACAAACAGGCAACAAACAGCAGCATCACTGGAGGAtacgtgggtgggggggtgtatgTGGGCGTAGTGGTGATGTTGGGGGTGACTAATGGGAGCAGAGTTGGTCTTTGGGGGACAGCAAGGTATTGAGAGCCTGACTGCCTGGGGGAAGAAGCTGTTGCAGTGTCTGGCAGTGGCGGTCTGGATGCTCCTGACCCTTCTATCAGATGGTGGTAGGGGAGCAGTCCATGGGATGGGTGGGAGGGGTCTGTCACCAGGCTGACTGCACAGCGGATGACACTGCCTGTACAGTTTGGTTATTCGTGGGATTGCAGCCCCCATGATCCTCTCTGCTGTCCTCACTGTTTGGTGCAGGGACTTGTGGTcagcgatgctgcagatggtcCCTCAGTAAATGTGGTGA
Coding sequences within it:
- the LOC125706638 gene encoding C-C motif chemokine 3-like; the encoded protein is MKTLSAVLFLVLLCSVQLVYSNTPGRPVPCCMDYYEKRIPLSQIVSVSETSSSCPKRALVFVTKKNRHFCVNPEEDWVSNHVSNLDNSKNTD